In the Populus trichocarpa isolate Nisqually-1 chromosome 8, P.trichocarpa_v4.1, whole genome shotgun sequence genome, ATACCCTAAAATTTTAGCCATCCTCACATGAGTTTCTACAAAATTAATTGACAAGATTCTCTAAAATTTCACAcacaattaatttgaataataatatataaaaacaagagTACCTCCAGCAATTCCACGCAATTTAGGGATACGGCGGTAAAGAGGCATTTGTCCACCCTCGAACCCTTTTCGAACACCAGGACCAGACCGAGATTTCTGACCTCTCATACCAAACCCACAACTGTTCCCTTGTCCTGCAGAGATACCTCTTCCCtttctcttccctttctttctaGACCCTGGTTGTGGGCCCAGATTGTCCAGCCTGAGCCTCGCTCCTGAAGATGTAGTAACCACAGAAGGTGCTGCTGCTTGATTGACTACCACCGATGGTCTTTTGTTCTTAGAATGGAGTGTAAGACAAGTGAAGTTGCATGTCTTTGGCTTCAATCTCGTCAAGTTTCCctgtcattaaaataaaaaaaaaaaactaaaataacggGGTTTTTTGTACCATGAAAGGAGagttttgattgatttaagTACCTTGAATGGAGAAGAAGGGCAAGGAAGAGACGCTGCTGCCATTGCCATTGCCATTGCCATGGACTGAGTAGATATGAGCGAGTGTGAGAGAGCGTTTTCAGTTTTCACAGATATGGATACTGGATAGGCTTCCTTCTCTATTCCATCCTAAACGACATGGTTTCATTCCCACGTGAAGCCTTTATCATGTGTCATAGAGAGTCCAATGACAATATATGGGCCTGACCTAGAAACCTCGAAAGAGTTGCAGTTTCGAACTTCGCTAAAACCCAAACGCAACTGgccattattttttcatgttgattttcACTGGGCCTAACTTCGGCCTTGTAGATATTCATATTTTAGCAAAGGCCGTCCATCATCTACAAAATCAGCCAGCCATGATAGCAAATTTCAACCAGCTTTCCAATTgcgtaattgtttttttttggtattagtgattttttaaacaatattttttttattttgaaatatattaaaataatatatataatttatatatttttatatttatttttaatatcaacatattaagaagatacaaaaatataaaaaatattaattttaaatataattttatttttaaattatagcaAACCTCTAAGCCGCCGTGCAGTCTCAAATAGGGCTTCACCTCGGAGGAGATGCTAAATAACAACAATTTCTCCACATTATCATTCACTTATCCTTTTCAACTTTGGAGGATAATCCAGTTGGTGTGTCGATGTATTACCCATGTtataatctgaaaaaaatcaatccagaaaaaataaaataaaaattgtgtgtaaaactgatttaaaaatgatttttatttttaaaatttgaaataacaacaataacaaggATATTTGACTATTTGTTCTCCATATGACCAACCACATTGACGAAAGTACAAAAACGTTATCTCAAACATAAAAGTGCAGGATCCCTTGGATGTGAAACTCGGCGGACATATGATCATCCTGTTTTTATGCCATTGTCACCGCACACACttcttttaaaaaggaaaaaagaaaaagaacaggaTACTTTATATATGACAGGTTTAAGGAAGACTTTGAATGACAATCTCGATCAATTATAAGTTGGTCAGTTAGTCCCTTGACAGAAGGAGAGAACCCCCAGGAAGGCTACTGGATCCAAAAGCATAAGGACATGTATATGTACTAAGCTTTGAGAAAAATCTGCTTTAGAATCTTTGAATAGAAACAAGAATACTCGAAATCACTAGACAGTTTTTCACTCGGAAAGAAAATCAATCAGCTTGCCCCATGAACAAAATTCTTATTTTGATAAGCGCAGTCTCTACTGCCACTCGAGAGCCGCTACAGTCTTGTGATGCATATAAAATATCCTTGCATTCTGGATCCAAACAGTCATGCCAGCGCCCTAAAGGTTCACCATAGCTGCCACGGGAGAGTAATTCAGCTTCAGACCTGTACGTAACAGCAAAGACAGTGGTGCCCATGTTTTTCTTCCTAGCATTTCACATGGAGAAGGATGGACAGTATCTGGAAGAGGAAGCCAGCTGTAGTTTCCCTGAGGACACATAAAGCATATAATGCAGTTCTTTCTTTGGTACAAATATAAAGCACAcataatgcttttttttctttttttttttttctgggaacAAATATAATGCACATAAGTGGTAATCTTATTCAAGCAATTAATAAAATCTCGTGAGGTTGGTCTATTAGTTTTGGTTTTGACGGAGATAGAAGGATGTTTTGTATCAAAGGGAAGAATGATTATGAAGGATTCTATAGCTTTGAAAGAGTTCAAACAAGAAAGACTTGATTGCTTCCATAAACAAAGAGTGAAGATTGTTAATTTCcttacacaaatttatacgatcTGACTTGTATGTTTATTGAATCTCCTTAATTTAACCCCTTGTTAAGAAGATGAGGTTTTTGAGTCGCAGGAAAACACGCTAATGATTTAATTAGAGCCAAATATTTGGTGGTTTTAATAACCTTATATCGCTACAAAAATTTATCCCGGTAGAAAATATGACTTCTAGAATTTCTTAGTGAGATTTTAGCCCtgtataaaaagatatattcaaAGCCCCTCAAACATCATTTCTATATTGATCtacaatcaaatcaaattaaaaaaaaatgaagttataagagaaaaaaagagacgCAATGTTATGCATACTAGATTTACAATTACAAATTAATTGTTTGATCTAAGAGACGCAAATTAATTCATgtcttttcaaatttaatcacCACTAGTTATTATCCCCCTTTTAattccaattttttatttatttataaaagtacataattgtttttaatctaaaaataaaacatatgtttcttgttacaaaaataaaatatctctaaTAAAATTGTTAGAAATAAATCAGACAAGTATCTAGATGAACCCCCACTCTTAATTGACTCTTATCAATACATTCTTATTATCAATATACTTAAATTCTAAATGTATTAGCCCATATACTTGTAGAGAGATTCTACTCTaactatctaattaaataagaattttaataaactatGGTTTaacaaggaattttttttatagatcttCTTGTCCCCTTAATGACCCTCCTGCGGGTTTTTATTGTAGGTTTGTATTATAATTTGATTGAATCAATTATACCTCGTTTAATTTAATTGGCCTTTAACCCTgattttgaagggaaaaaaaaacaaggatgatTCTAGTAaactagtttaataaaaaatttttttgattaaggATGTCtaattatattagaatttttaattatctaaCAATAACTCGGTTTAACTATAATAAACACTACTCTAAACacggttttttttaatgaaaacaccAAGTAATCTCATAAACTTTATAAACCATTCCAATTTAAGAGACTTGGTGAATATATTAACGATTAGATCTTTACTTTCACAATTGATAATCTCAATGGTTCAAAAACTGAACTCCAAAAGcgaattaattttgatgaatgGATGAAGAGCATCTTGGGTTACAAAATAGGATAGTCTTcttctattatattataattaaatatataaagagTGCAATATTGCACAAACGTGGAGTTAATAAACAAAGCTTGAGTAGCCTCTTTAATCATCGACTAATTTCGCCGggatcaattatttaatttccttGCCTAACTAgctagttttttcttaaaaaagaaccaaaataGAATGTTCGTCGTGGTGGGAAGTAAATTTGGAAGGTTTGACAAACTCTCTGATGAAATGGTCATGGATTTTACTGCTGGACACGTATGGAGGAATGGACCACTTGTAATGAGCATCCAAACACTAACAAGAAATTTTTGAGATGTTTGAGCAAACATAAGCTTCACCCGCTTGCTTAAATGGAAATTTATTTACAGACAAATATGTTATATTAACATGACCAATACCATCAAGTCAAGACCAGAAGATAGAGTGGTCCATATGAACCAAATGCTAATTGTTTGCCTCTTGAAAAACCAATGGGGTACTGCTATGTGGCTTTTAGCTATTAATTTCAAGAGGAGCACAaagtgaaaaattattttttttcagaaaacactaaaaaaagtaattaacttCATAccttttcaagataaaaatatttttgaaaagcaaaacCAGAAACTGTCGCTGCTGAACTTGGCTAAGCTAGTTTCAATCCCCGCAGTTCTGTAAAATCTAATTTGGATAATAAGAACTAAACGTTGAATATTAATATGGTGAGAGAAAAAGGAAACCAGATACTGGCAAGCTTTTTCTTATTTCAGATTGGTTGAAAAGGACTGTAAATAAGTAACTAGAGCTTCCAAGGAATAAAACAATACTTTTTGTGGGGTTGAGACTATATCCCAACTTAGATCACAAAACCCTAATAATTAGATATTGATAGCAACGCTTCCATGATCCATGGTAAGCCAGGGTACAATGATGCCCAAGAAGCCTTAAGCTTCAATGGGGACCATAAACTTGAAGCATGCCCTTCTCACAACATAATGTGCAGCAGGATCAGCATGTTTGTAGGGCAAGGCTTGTCTTGATTGCCATCAAGGTATAAATGTCATCTTCCATTGCTTTAATTAGTGATGGAAGATATGCAAAGGACACTGGTGTTTGATTGCCATCtcttattttaaatctttttagcATCTTCTAAATGCTTTTCTCATATATAAATCATTGAGCTTGATACTAGTAGTTCTAGGGCAATAGACCTAGCCTTCCTCAAGTGAGGCAAAACTAAGGCAACGTCCCTCTCATtgctccctccctccctccctccctccctatTTATCAAACCAAATGGCACTATACCACGTCTACCTTGGCCTCTCTCCACACACACCCCCTCCCCTTTTTAAAGTCACGAGACCACACTGTCCCTTGTTCTTCTTTAAATtagagagaaggagatgagTCCAGGGGTTTGGCAGAGAAACTGATAGAGAACTTTCAAAGCTCCTTTTCTCCACCTTCACTCAACTAGCCTCTATATTGCAGTCTCAAACTGAAGTCATAATTTTCTAAAGCTTTAGTTATCTTCCCATCTGAAAGAGTGTTAAcctcacatatatttttttttcctgtctctCTGTCGGTACCATGTAGGTCATCCCCACAAACCCCTTCCACTCGCACCCTTTCTCTTATCTTCTCCTTTACCATCTCAGTGTTCTCTTACTCTTCAACACTCCCTTTTAActcctttttttgtcttttgctttttctttttaatcattttttcagGAGACCCGAGAACAACCCGTTAGACCTCAACAACTTGCCTGAGGATTACTCTAGAGATGGTAAACAAGTCCTTGATGAAGGCTCTTCTTCTGGTAAGCACATCTATAAGCCTTTTTTAACAGTACAAAAATTCGACACATAACCTCTCTCTCACCCcctctccttttcattttagagaaaagaccaaacaaaagaaaaaaaatccaagaaaatggaagaaaacCTCCATGATTTCGATGAAAGAAAATGTATAAGGGCAAAACTTTTTCTTCCCTCACTTTcccccatcaatttttttaatatttggcaTTATGAAGCCTCAAATGAAAcattaaagaagaagagatggAACAAGAGTTGAAAAGGAGGGGGTTTAGGGAAAAGAGATGGGTAGCTAGGGTTCGGCTTTTGGAGCTAAGAATTTACTCATCTAAGTTTCTCTAATTGGCTGCTTTTTTTGCAGGctgcaagaaaaagaaaaacggCGCTAAGGATGGGAAAGAAGAGTGTGGTAAGGTCTATGAGTGTAGGTTTTGTTCCCTCAAGTTCTGCAAATCTCAAGCTCTTGGAGGGCACATGAACCGACACAGACAAGGCAAAGTCATGTCCTATCTTTCCTCACTTTCTATCGACATGTATTAATCAAAGACGTCAAAACATagtaccttttattttatattttttaacggGGCAGGGCAGTATGATTTGCCATGAAATTGATCACTATAGTATAGCGCGGTCATGTGAATCTTGAGGAAAACCAAGTTGATGTGTTGTTGATATTCCTgtgtgtttttggttttttgataccttgattgatttgatttgtgtTGTTGGTTCGTCAGAGAGGGAGACAGAAACACTGAACCGGGCTCGACAACTGGTCTTCAGTAGTGATAACCTAGCCGCCCCTGTGGCTCACCTAGGGTACGTAACTATTTACATCCATCATCTTTATCCTCCATTGCTTTCTTACCCTTGTCTTATCTCTCTCTCCTCCATCACTCCATACTTTTTTCATGGGGTTCCTCTTACTCCATCCTTACTTCTTTCTTCAGACCTTTCAAGAGGAAAAAGGTAACAAGACAatccttaaaagcaaaatatgACATGATCCCAGATACTGTTTTGAACTAGAAAGGCTTCTCATTTCATAATCTTCTACTTTTAGAAGAAGACTCTAGCtactttcttttatcttatgTGATCAATGCTTCAGAGATCCTCTCGCTGTTTTGTTCcttgtattttgatttcatagaagcaaaaacaaaatctctatTTGATTTCACATCATCCTGTTGTTTTGCACCAAAGGTCATGAACATTATTTGAttccaataattaatatttctgtTTAATTTCAATAGTTACACAAAGATCATGATTATCATATActgtattcttcttcttcttgtctaTTAGTTTGGAACTATTAATGGCACagattcttttaattaatattcttagcAGCTGCCATCCAATGGGAACAGGGAGCTACCACCCAGCAGGCAACATTGGAGATCCATTTAGATCAGCGTACACAGTACCAAGACTGTTCCCTAgttcttcatcaactctcttaccagcaccagcaccagcaccacaACCTCCTCATCAACCGTATCTATACACATCTCCTTCACGCCTCCCAGCTTCCTATAACTCACAGTATCCTCAACAGCCCATAAACGATTATTACATTGGACATGTACTCAACAACACTTCACAAACACACCCTTCCCACCAGAACATGAACTACAACATGAGTGCCTCAGAATCCAATTACACTTGCATTGGTGCACCAGTAGCTCACGGTGGGTTCGGACTTGGTTCAAGCCGTAGCACGGAGGGAAGCGGTAGAGATGGATCACTGAGCAATCAGGAAGATGGTTTGAATTGGGGAAGGAGCTATGCAGCAGGAGGACAGCAGCATTTGGATCATCCTTCCTCGATCAATCGGTTTCAAGATGGGttttaaagattgtttttttttttcctttctgttttttcttcttcttttgtggGATTAATGGCAGTATTGAATGAAGTATACTGATCATCTTTGACACGGTACCCATAGAGAGAAAACGAGAGGGACTTAACAAACTGACAAATGGGGTCATGCAAAGGAGAGAAGTTTTTGGTTTATGTACAGGGATTGGGGTCAGCCTTTTGAGCTCATGGACACTCTCAGCTAGTTTGGCTCGGAGCTATCTATGAGGATTGGAGGGGGGTATATGTTGGTGTTGGTGTAATTGTACTAACCAAGTGAGAAAGATAGGGGACTATAGGCTATAGCTTGTGAGGTGGGACAAGGAGTTAGATTTGAACTGAAAGTTCCTAACCCCCTTTTGCATTTGGACTTGATTTTGCATGGCAATGAATAGTTTAttggtttcttttatttatactggccagtgtgtgtgttttttcttttgctctttcttgttttattttgtggcTCTCCACGATATCTTTGACCAAAAAGGGGTGTGAGAGGGTGAGGGTTTAACGCCTTCTCTCCCCCCACACAGAACCCACATAGACAGACGTACAGATGCCCACCTCAAGAAACTAAATTTGGCATCTTCTGGTTTCTTGAAACATTTATGGTTAGACCATGCTTGAACAATACGAGCAATGTCATGGAGAGAAATATCTGTCAAGAAAAGTCTGTGAGAGCAGTAGATCTCTTTCTTATATCCTTATTCTTCTGATTCCGTTCTTACTTCTTACTAGTACTGCGGTATTAATTTGTTAGTACAGATTTCACTAACTGCAGTTTAATTTAGTGTCTAGAATCATGAATCCTTCTTCTCttattcatttttctctcttataTGGATCTCAGATAACTAATCCCACtgggaattaaaaaaaaatgatatgaaaagtTGAGAATAAATCATCAACCTTAACCTTAATTTAAGGTTGAAACATAAATATTTAACTCTTAAATTCAATACTGAATTCACTCAATTAAAGCATTAGTAACAAAAATGGCTGAGTCAAACCGATAAAAAAGGCAAGATGGTTTATGGCATCCTCTCATCATGCACAGGCTAGCTCAATCAATCCCATGAAGTGGCTAACCAGTTCTAATGAAGAGAAACCATGGAGAACGCAAGGGTTGTTCAATAAAAATGGTTTGAAGAGTGTCAGATATAACCATTGCCAAGCACTTATATTAAGGCTTTGTTTCATATTGCATTTTAAccgtgttttatttttttaaaaaaattagctttaatatattttagcttcaattttttatgtctttttgaatttttttatttattaattttaaaaataaaaaatatatattattttaatatatttttaaataaaatacaacctCCACCAAAATTGCCCGAGTAGGAAATACATTTTTGTTGCCTGGTTTTGACTTTAGACATTTTCTCTGCGCGTTATTTTGTGTAagccttctattttttttcatagcaGCTTCTGCttctattttctaataataccatcgattttcataaaaaaagaaaacggaGTTTTGTTCTCATATACTTTTGTGCAGTAATTAAAATGCGATCAGAAgatatcaacttttttttaaaaaaaaatcatttaaattataaacaattaacataaattctgtaaattaaatttcatggtTGATCagtggaacaaaaaaaaaactaataatctCCTTAGAAAATTACTTTGTAACAAGACAAATTactatttattgtaataatatGCTTAAAAatttgctcttgaaaaaaacattaaactataCTTTTTATCATGACTATTTCAgccttagaataaaaaaaatctaatgtatTTCACTAAAgggtattttagttattttatttattttaaaataatataattactttgatattaaaaacaaaaataatataactctCTCGTATAAAACTATAAAGGTTGCTTATGGAACTATATATTaagtttattgtaaatttaaagaTTGTTCATGGGTATTATAGTAATTTGgaaatattaaatattgtttatatatatatatatatatatatatatatatatatatatatatatatatatataaaaaaaaaaacttaatgtcTTCCAACTAGTATgttgaaaaaaacaacttgCTTAACCTTTACGTTGTTTAGACGATACATACGAGGCTGTCCATTTATTAAACACCGTTTTTCAGTATGGTTTTTGAAAAATCTCAGGATAGCAATTTTTCATCATGGCTGACTTTACTTTGACTTTTTATGATATACATTCGATCAGTAACAGGACTTTTATATTCCACTCTTAAGACCAGAAATCATTActattttattcataattaattcaagGTTTTAAAACAgaagcaagaaaatgataaattcttgattcacatttgttttttttattgacaattTAATTAACTGAAGCGTGAAAGCGTGAGTTTGACAATAGAAATATCGGTACGGTACACGGAAACGAAATAATGAACTGGTGAATATcataatattcaaaacaaattcatcATAATATTCTCCCCAActtttgacttttctttttctttttatgagttGGACTTCTGCTTGGTTgttaattaactttgattttttttcgctGATTATATTTCCTAATTTCATATACTGTATACTGAATTTCAGTCATTCACACtgaccaaaaacataaaatttatattttgttaagaTCAATCACCACCTACTGCTTTAACTTCTctctcttaaaataaataaataaataatcatgattCATGATGGTTTCACACaggaaattattgtttttattattattattttcatgctaactctttaaaaattcaagaacaaggtttaattttttatcccttttaattttttttattttttaaatttaatctttgtttttttattactatttttgttacaaatcatttttcaaattaattttattttacgaTTTCaccttgatttgttttttttttcctatcaagtttaatccctattttttttattgtcattttttttttgctttgacaagtttttttaattgatatttttaaattggttcaGAATAAACTTCTTGTCTGGACTCGGATCTAAAGTTTTACGGGTTAcgagttttttaaatttcaccctCACCTGCttaggtttttttcccttcgcctaagctaaaaaaaattttgtttcatccttcactatttattcaattaaaaactggattctttttttttagcattctttttatggaatttttttttatcttgaaaatgacctgattaagttttttttggctaattcttgaaatttatattcttttccCATTCtcttcctttaatatttgaaatgatttttaaaacaatttatgaggttttttgaattttttttatttcataaccctttattttcttttctttcaaatttagctctcatttatttgattgctattttgttttatttgatataattttttaatttttttttctctaggaTTTTCCATTGATTTTGAAAACGAGTCAGgtttttttggatctttttaattgttggatTTACTTTTgctaatcaatattaaattagttaggGGTTGAACTTCTTGATGAAATccatgtttaaaatttaatgggTTGCATGTTTGAGACCTTTGCCTGGGTTTAGAAAGTTCAcccgagtttttttattttttttccagtttcatcactcaaaatttatatcattagtgattagactttgtttttttctttatctgctTTCTATATGCTTTTTTTCACAGTACATTTTTGGTTGTTtcccatattattatttttatttgtctatCTATCAATCTTTTTTCCTTAATCATGTCTATGCACTAAgtcacatttattttaaaaaaataaaacacatttgcGTCATAACATTAcaactatttttcaatttcaccttttttatttatttttaatccttttcatCCTCCGTggattttttctatcaaatttgagcaccattcttttaatttatatttttttcatgattttatctttcaagattaaattgattgggaattaagTTTCCTGATTCAACCTAGGTCCAAGATTTTATAGGTtgtgagttttagagattaaactaagtttaagaggtttgtttagtttttttttttaagctgatgttttttaactttttttttagatttttgctttgttatttttcttcttttgactTCTATAGGGTTAATCTTGGATTCATGACCAGATTCATCAATTTCAAAGGTTAACATGagttgaatttagttttttttttcatttttaaatttatttattttaattttatcattcaaaatttaatgcattaaaaattgatctccgtgcttttttcccctttcctttTAAGTTGTCCTTTTTTCCTGCTTTTATTTCAAGGTTATTCCAATCTTATATCTATTGTCATGGAGTTTGTGAGTTAACCTAATTTAactgggtttttgttttttgtttttgtaattttgcctttcaacattgagttttttATGTCCAAAtcatgtgggtttttttttgtcattttttttattgtttttatatttatattatttaaattattagttgGTTTAATGACTCggatctcaaattttttttcttaatgcttttttacattgaaaaaaaattgactagCCTACAATGAAACGCGAACCACAAATCTAGTAACCATGAATTCAAAAGTGAAAGTTGAGGAGGTAGGTAGGTATATTGCTTCTTTATCATGTAATAATtcaaatatcatatcaaattgCAAGAGCTTAAATTATCATGAATCTTTTGATCTCAGTATTATAATTTAAGAACTTAAGTCATCCTTATATATTACCTTCCTTATCAGCtactaattaaaatatcatatcacATTGTAACAACCTAAATTATCTAAATTCAACATTATATATAACATGGACTAAATTCACGTGTATGGATGTAAAAATTTGtctttaaatgaaataaaattcacGAAAGATTACTCGATGGTTaaaagacctttttttttaataaaaaagaaga is a window encoding:
- the LOC18101502 gene encoding zinc finger protein JAGGED isoform X1; amino-acid sequence: MRPENNPLDLNNLPEDYSRDGKQVLDEGSSSGCKKKKNGAKDGKEECGKVYECRFCSLKFCKSQALGGHMNRHRQERETETLNRARQLVFSSDNLAAPVAHLGSCHPMGTGSYHPAGNIGDPFRSAYTVPRLFPSSSSTLLPAPAPAPQPPHQPYLYTSPSRLPASYNSQYPQQPINDYYIGHVLNNTSQTHPSHQNMNYNMSASESNYTCIGAPVAHGGFGLGSSRSTEGSGRDGSLSNQEDGLNWGRSYAAGGQQHLDHPSSINRFQDGF
- the LOC18101502 gene encoding zinc finger protein JAGGED isoform X2, producing MRPENNPLDLNNLPEDYSRDGKQVLDEGSSSGCKKKKNGAKDGKEECGKVYECRFCSLKFCKSQALGGHMNRHRQERETETLNRARQLVFSSDNLAAPVAHLGCHPMGTGSYHPAGNIGDPFRSAYTVPRLFPSSSSTLLPAPAPAPQPPHQPYLYTSPSRLPASYNSQYPQQPINDYYIGHVLNNTSQTHPSHQNMNYNMSASESNYTCIGAPVAHGGFGLGSSRSTEGSGRDGSLSNQEDGLNWGRSYAAGGQQHLDHPSSINRFQDGF
- the LOC7488360 gene encoding 50S ribosomal protein L15, chloroplastic gives rise to the protein MAMAMAMAAASLPCPSSPFKGNLTRLKPKTCNFTCLTLHSKNKRPSVVVNQAAAPSVVTTSSGARLRLDNLGPQPGSRKKGKRKGRGISAGQGNSCGFGMRGQKSRSGPGVRKGFEGGQMPLYRRIPKLRGIAGGMHAGLPKYVPVNLKDIASAGFQEGAEVSLETLKEKGLINPSGRERRLPLKVLGDGELSVKLNIKARAFSAAAKEKLEAAGCSLTVLPGRKKWVKPSVAKNLARAEEYFAKKRAAAIVSEPSSA